In one window of Leptospira sp. GIMC2001 DNA:
- the nusG gene encoding transcription termination/antitermination protein NusG translates to MASSEKKWYVLQTYSGHENKVKISIEKLVIQKKLEDIVSQVKIPTMDVAEMKNGKKKVTKKKLMPGYILVEMAMNEDIRFLLTSLPSVSTFVGSQEGPQPLELDEIKNIFADVASVESEEVAARPRFFYKVGETLKIVDGPFANFSGVVDEIFPDKGRLRVKVEIFGRSTPVELDYLQVKSEG, encoded by the coding sequence ATGGCATCTTCAGAAAAAAAATGGTATGTTCTTCAGACCTATTCTGGTCACGAGAACAAAGTCAAGATCAGTATTGAGAAATTGGTCATCCAGAAGAAACTGGAAGACATTGTTTCTCAAGTAAAGATCCCAACCATGGATGTTGCCGAAATGAAAAACGGCAAGAAAAAGGTAACAAAGAAGAAATTGATGCCAGGATATATTTTGGTTGAGATGGCAATGAATGAAGACATTCGTTTTCTTCTAACAAGTCTTCCTTCAGTTTCTACATTTGTAGGATCTCAAGAAGGACCTCAACCTTTAGAATTGGATGAGATTAAGAATATTTTTGCGGATGTTGCAAGTGTTGAATCCGAAGAAGTAGCGGCAAGACCTAGATTCTTCTACAAAGTTGGTGAGACTTTGAAGATTGTAGATGGTCCCTTTGCTAACTTTAGCGGTGTAGTAGATGAGATTTTTCCAGACAAGGGTCGCCTTAGAGTTAAGGTTGAGATTTTTGGAAGATCAACTCCAGTTGAACTCGATTACCTTCAAGTGAAATCTGAAGGCTGA
- the rplA gene encoding 50S ribosomal protein L1, with translation MNRGKKYKANLGKIDRTKVYSLLDAIKLAKETSYTKFDGTIEVSTKVNYKSLQNVRGTVSLPHGTGKDIRVLVFCKGAKQQEAKDAGADFVGEMDMIEKVQGGWTDFDACIATPDMMKEVGKLGPILGRKGLMPKPKAGTVTVDVAKAVKEVKSGRLEYRPDKGGVVHLGIGKVSFTDEQILDNVNSVVAGLMKDKPSDAKGEYLKGLAVSATMGHGVKVDVKELVNALN, from the coding sequence ATGAATAGAGGCAAGAAATACAAAGCCAATCTTGGCAAGATCGATCGTACAAAGGTTTACTCTTTGTTAGATGCAATTAAGCTTGCGAAGGAAACTTCTTACACCAAATTTGATGGAACGATTGAAGTTTCTACAAAAGTGAATTATAAAAGTCTTCAAAACGTAAGGGGAACGGTTTCTCTTCCTCACGGAACAGGAAAAGATATTCGCGTTTTGGTATTTTGCAAAGGTGCTAAACAACAAGAAGCAAAAGACGCGGGTGCAGACTTTGTCGGCGAAATGGACATGATAGAAAAAGTTCAAGGTGGCTGGACGGATTTTGATGCTTGTATTGCAACTCCAGATATGATGAAGGAAGTTGGTAAACTTGGTCCAATCCTTGGTCGTAAGGGTCTTATGCCTAAACCTAAAGCGGGAACTGTTACTGTAGACGTTGCGAAAGCAGTAAAAGAAGTGAAGAGCGGTCGTCTAGAATACAGACCAGACAAAGGTGGCGTCGTCCATTTGGGAATTGGTAAGGTATCCTTCACTGATGAGCAAATCTTGGACAATGTGAACTCAGTTGTCGCAGGTCTTATGAAAGACAAACCTTCTGATGCAAAAGGTGAATATCTAAAAGGATTAGCAGTTTCAGCTACTATGGGCCACGGTGTGAAAGTGGACGTTAAAGAGCTTGTTAACGCTCTAAACTAA
- the rpoB gene encoding DNA-directed RNA polymerase subunit beta, translating to MYGQTERKRVNFGKITDLNLLPNLIYVQKKSFEWFLQRDIDPHKRANQGLEAVFRESFPIESPNNDMVMEYDHYILGEPKRTPLECKETDTSYAIPLKAVIRLVKKENYEVVENTVYMGDIPIMTDQGTFVINGAERVVVSQLHRSPGIFFSYDDAKSTFSARVIPYRGSWLEFEMDNKGILVAKIDRKKKFPATLLIKSLQVGTNEEVLRIFYSSTKMRIAGGTPKELKKLIGKRTICDIINFETGEVMLEAGSKINEDNITILKEMKVKEVETIDFPKNKDNPVIINCLEKDGVNDYEEAIRKFHSIMRPGEPSTLENAEVELHRLFFNPKTFDLGHVGRYKINSKFEYHNPKIFSQNEDRTLRKEDIIETVRYLVMLMSDVENYFPDDIDHLGNRRVRSVGELIANQLKLGFSRVERVIKERMTVQEPEQQTPQILISIKPITAVINEFFGSSQLSQYMDQTNPLAELTHKRRLNALGPGGLSRDRAGFEVRDVHYSHYGRMCPIETPEGPNIGLILSMSSFARVNDYGFLETPYRVVKNGKTTKQVEYLTADKEEYHYIAQASAAVDEKGDFKGKLISTRHRSDFPFRNPNEIQYMDLAPLQVVSVSTSLIPFLEHDDANRALMGSNMQRQAVPLLKEEAPYVGTGMEERAAYDSGICIVAQKNGVVVKVDAEYVSVKEDGVKEPTIYRLTKFKKTNQGTCFTQKPSVSIHYGEGNGKVTKITKDVVEVTYNDGSVKNYDLKTHSKEFSPVAKEGDSVEKGTLLAGQLVYGEKIDSMGNITQKGTVLADGPSVDKGTLALGKNVLVAFMPWEGYNFEDAILLSERVIKDDVFTSIHIEEFQIQARETKLGQEQITRDIPNLSDKAFRDLDEGGVIRVGAEVKPGDILVGMVTPKGETDLTPEYKLLHSIFGEKAKEVRDSSLRMPNGFEGTVVDVKIFSRENGDELSAGVEEMVKVYVARKRKLLVGDKMAGRHGNKGVVARIMAEEDMPYMEDGTPVDIVLNPLGVPSRMNLGQILETQLGFAASKLNINFETPVFDGADEADIMDFCKQAGLPESSKFQLYDGRNGEPFLNRVFCGYIYMLKLAHLVDDKIHARSTGPYSLVTQQPLGGKAQFGGQRLGEMEVWALEAYGASHTLQELLTIKSDDMLGRARIYEAIVKGIHSIKPGIPESFNVLVQELRGLALDIIIHDVEGNTIDISDYEDEFSRPNKAIKFESIENN from the coding sequence ATGTACGGACAAACGGAAAGAAAAAGGGTGAATTTTGGTAAAATCACCGACTTAAATCTATTACCCAATTTAATTTATGTTCAGAAAAAATCCTTTGAATGGTTTCTTCAGAGAGACATTGATCCTCACAAGAGAGCTAATCAAGGGCTAGAAGCGGTTTTTAGAGAATCCTTTCCGATTGAAAGTCCGAACAACGATATGGTCATGGAATATGACCATTATATTTTGGGAGAACCCAAGAGAACTCCTTTAGAATGCAAAGAGACAGACACTTCTTATGCCATTCCATTGAAAGCGGTTATACGCTTAGTAAAAAAAGAAAATTATGAAGTAGTAGAAAACACTGTTTATATGGGTGATATTCCCATCATGACAGATCAAGGAACCTTTGTTATTAATGGTGCCGAAAGAGTTGTAGTTAGTCAGTTACATAGATCTCCTGGTATTTTCTTTTCTTATGACGATGCAAAAAGTACGTTCTCAGCGAGAGTAATTCCTTACCGTGGATCTTGGTTGGAATTTGAAATGGACAATAAGGGAATCCTTGTTGCAAAAATTGACCGTAAGAAAAAATTCCCAGCTACTCTACTTATAAAATCTCTACAGGTTGGAACGAACGAAGAAGTTCTTAGAATTTTTTATTCTTCTACCAAGATGAGAATCGCTGGTGGAACTCCGAAAGAACTCAAGAAATTGATTGGTAAGAGAACCATTTGTGATATCATCAATTTTGAAACTGGTGAAGTCATGCTAGAGGCTGGCTCCAAGATCAATGAAGATAACATTACAATATTAAAAGAAATGAAAGTAAAGGAAGTTGAGACAATTGACTTCCCGAAAAATAAAGATAACCCGGTTATCATCAACTGTCTCGAAAAAGACGGGGTGAATGATTACGAGGAAGCAATCAGAAAATTTCATTCTATCATGAGACCAGGTGAACCTTCGACATTAGAAAATGCTGAAGTGGAATTGCACCGATTGTTTTTCAATCCTAAAACTTTTGATTTAGGACATGTGGGTCGTTACAAGATCAATAGTAAGTTTGAATATCATAATCCTAAGATATTTTCACAAAATGAAGATCGTACATTAAGAAAAGAAGATATTATAGAAACAGTTCGATATCTTGTTATGCTTATGAGTGATGTGGAAAACTATTTCCCAGATGATATTGACCATTTAGGCAATAGACGTGTTCGTTCTGTTGGCGAGTTAATTGCTAACCAATTGAAGCTTGGATTTTCACGAGTTGAACGAGTGATCAAAGAGAGAATGACAGTTCAAGAACCTGAGCAACAAACTCCTCAAATATTGATTTCGATCAAACCAATCACAGCCGTTATCAATGAATTCTTTGGATCTTCTCAACTATCTCAATATATGGATCAGACGAATCCTTTGGCTGAACTTACTCATAAGAGAAGATTGAACGCACTCGGTCCAGGTGGACTCTCTCGTGATAGAGCAGGTTTTGAAGTTCGTGACGTTCACTACTCTCATTATGGTCGTATGTGTCCGATTGAGACTCCAGAAGGTCCGAACATTGGTCTGATTCTATCCATGTCTTCCTTTGCTCGAGTCAATGATTATGGATTTCTGGAAACTCCTTACCGAGTTGTAAAAAATGGAAAAACAACTAAGCAAGTCGAATATTTAACTGCTGATAAAGAAGAATATCACTATATTGCGCAAGCTTCAGCTGCCGTTGATGAGAAGGGTGATTTCAAAGGAAAGCTGATATCTACTCGTCATAGATCAGACTTCCCATTTAGAAATCCAAATGAAATTCAATATATGGATTTGGCTCCCTTACAGGTTGTATCGGTGTCAACTTCCTTGATTCCATTCTTGGAACATGACGATGCGAACAGAGCTTTGATGGGTTCGAACATGCAACGTCAAGCGGTTCCTCTTCTAAAAGAAGAAGCTCCTTATGTAGGAACTGGAATGGAAGAGCGAGCTGCCTATGATTCTGGAATCTGCATTGTAGCTCAGAAAAATGGAGTCGTTGTAAAAGTTGATGCAGAATACGTATCTGTAAAAGAAGACGGGGTCAAAGAACCTACAATTTATAGACTCACAAAATTCAAGAAAACGAACCAAGGCACTTGCTTTACTCAGAAGCCTTCAGTCTCTATTCATTATGGAGAAGGCAATGGTAAAGTTACAAAAATTACTAAAGATGTAGTTGAAGTAACGTATAATGATGGTTCTGTGAAGAATTATGATCTAAAAACTCATTCTAAAGAATTTTCCCCAGTTGCCAAAGAAGGGGATTCCGTTGAAAAGGGCACTCTTCTTGCGGGACAACTTGTCTATGGCGAGAAGATCGATTCAATGGGAAATATCACTCAAAAAGGAACTGTCCTTGCTGACGGACCTTCTGTTGATAAGGGAACTCTCGCTCTTGGTAAAAACGTTCTCGTTGCTTTTATGCCATGGGAAGGTTACAACTTTGAGGATGCGATCCTTCTCTCTGAAAGAGTAATCAAAGATGATGTCTTCACATCTATTCATATTGAAGAATTCCAAATCCAAGCTAGAGAAACAAAACTTGGACAAGAGCAGATTACTCGAGATATTCCAAACCTATCTGATAAAGCATTTCGCGATTTAGATGAGGGTGGTGTGATTCGAGTCGGTGCTGAAGTTAAACCTGGTGACATTCTTGTTGGAATGGTTACACCTAAAGGGGAGACTGATCTTACTCCAGAATACAAATTGTTGCATTCTATTTTTGGCGAGAAAGCCAAAGAAGTAAGAGATTCATCTCTTAGGATGCCTAATGGTTTCGAAGGAACTGTAGTTGATGTCAAAATTTTCTCAAGAGAGAATGGTGACGAATTGTCTGCTGGTGTAGAAGAGATGGTAAAAGTCTATGTTGCGCGCAAGAGAAAACTTCTTGTGGGTGATAAGATGGCTGGACGTCACGGTAACAAAGGGGTTGTAGCTCGAATTATGGCAGAAGAAGACATGCCATATATGGAAGATGGAACTCCAGTTGATATCGTACTCAATCCATTAGGTGTTCCTTCTCGTATGAACTTGGGACAGATTCTTGAGACACAACTTGGTTTTGCTGCAAGTAAATTAAATATAAATTTTGAGACTCCTGTATTTGATGGCGCTGATGAAGCGGATATCATGGATTTCTGCAAGCAAGCAGGTCTACCAGAAAGTTCTAAATTTCAACTCTATGATGGAAGAAATGGAGAACCATTTCTGAACAGAGTATTCTGTGGATACATCTATATGTTGAAACTAGCGCATTTGGTGGATGATAAGATCCATGCAAGGTCTACTGGACCATACTCACTTGTAACTCAACAACCTCTGGGTGGAAAAGCTCAGTTCGGTGGTCAGCGTTTGGGTGAGATGGAAGTATGGGCTCTTGAGGCTTATGGTGCAAGTCATACCCTTCAAGAACTATTGACCATCAAATCGGATGACATGTTGGGTAGAGCGAGAATTTACGAAGCAATTGTCAAAGGTATTCATTCCATTAAACCTGGAATTCCAGAATCCTTTAACGTATTGGTTCAAGAATTAAGAGGTTTGGCTCTTGATATTATCATCCACGATGTGGAAGGCAATACAATTGACATCTCCGATTACGAAGACGAATTTTCTAGACCTAATAAGGCAATAAAATTCGAATCTATCGAAAACAACTAA
- the secE gene encoding preprotein translocase subunit SecE: MKAQTFIQECKAELEKVQWPTREEVINSTIVVLITVVIFSVFLSLADQFFINLLKWFWRLGA, encoded by the coding sequence ATGAAAGCACAGACATTCATACAGGAATGCAAAGCCGAACTAGAAAAGGTTCAATGGCCCACAAGAGAAGAAGTGATCAACTCTACGATAGTTGTATTGATTACAGTGGTCATCTTTTCAGTTTTTCTGTCTTTGGCAGATCAATTCTTTATTAATCTCTTAAAATGGTTTTGGAGATTGGGAGCCTAA
- the rplL gene encoding 50S ribosomal protein L7/L12 gives MSVDALLEQIGNLSLVQASELVKKMEEKFGISAAAPVAAVAVAAGGGAAAAEEPAAVNVILKSHGDKKIDVIKLVREITGLGLKEAKDLVEAGGKTIKEEVSKEEAAELKKKLEAVGAVVEIA, from the coding sequence ATGTCTGTAGATGCACTACTAGAGCAAATAGGGAATTTATCCCTGGTTCAAGCCTCAGAATTGGTAAAAAAAATGGAAGAGAAGTTTGGCATTTCTGCTGCTGCTCCAGTTGCGGCTGTTGCAGTTGCTGCTGGTGGCGGAGCTGCTGCCGCTGAAGAGCCTGCTGCTGTTAACGTAATCCTCAAGTCACATGGTGACAAGAAGATTGACGTAATCAAACTAGTCCGAGAAATTACTGGCCTAGGCTTGAAAGAAGCAAAAGACCTGGTTGAAGCTGGTGGCAAAACTATTAAAGAAGAAGTTTCTAAAGAAGAAGCTGCTGAACTTAAGAAGAAGCTCGAGGCTGTCGGAGCCGTTGTCGAAATCGCCTAA
- the rplJ gene encoding 50S ribosomal protein L10, translating into MANQGKKDAVLELKTKLENRSNFILASYSGLTVEDLSNLRAKLSAENSELKVIKNNLFLRALKESSRHKDHAIDFGDEYKGPLAAIFSEDGLPSIAKLCKDFAKDKQNLVVKLGYLDGQVLDGKNVDAIAGLPSKSELLSQIARGLNAPTQQIASGMNQIMASLARAIQKIGEKNG; encoded by the coding sequence ATGGCTAACCAAGGTAAAAAAGACGCAGTTTTAGAATTAAAAACTAAGTTAGAGAATCGTTCCAATTTCATTCTAGCAAGCTACAGTGGACTCACTGTTGAAGATCTTAGTAATCTTCGAGCTAAACTAAGTGCGGAAAATTCAGAATTGAAAGTGATCAAGAACAATCTGTTTTTGAGAGCTCTCAAAGAATCATCTCGTCACAAAGATCACGCAATTGATTTCGGTGATGAATACAAAGGTCCATTAGCTGCAATATTTTCGGAAGATGGTCTTCCTAGCATTGCAAAACTTTGTAAAGATTTCGCAAAAGATAAGCAGAACCTAGTTGTTAAACTGGGATATCTGGATGGTCAAGTTTTGGATGGCAAAAACGTAGATGCAATTGCTGGTCTACCTTCCAAGTCTGAATTGCTATCGCAAATTGCTCGTGGTTTAAATGCACCAACGCAACAAATTGCAAGCGGTATGAATCAGATTATGGCAAGTCTTGCACGTGCTATTCAAAAGATTGGAGAGAAGAACGGTTAA
- the rplK gene encoding 50S ribosomal protein L11 — MAAKKVVKQIKLQVEAGKANPAPPVGPALGQAGLNIMEFCKQFNEKTKAQIGLKLPVVITVFSDRSFTFITKSPPAALLVKKALGLESGSATPHTVKVGTISKAQLEDIAKTKMNDLNANDLDMAVNIIAGTCRSMGVNVEGL; from the coding sequence ATGGCGGCTAAAAAAGTAGTCAAACAAATTAAGCTCCAGGTTGAAGCTGGTAAAGCGAATCCAGCACCACCCGTAGGTCCAGCACTTGGACAGGCTGGTCTCAACATCATGGAATTCTGTAAACAATTCAATGAAAAGACCAAGGCACAGATCGGATTAAAACTTCCGGTAGTAATTACAGTTTTTTCCGATAGAAGTTTTACTTTTATAACAAAGTCGCCTCCTGCAGCTTTGTTAGTAAAGAAAGCTTTGGGCTTGGAATCCGGTTCTGCTACTCCACATACCGTGAAAGTAGGAACAATTTCCAAGGCACAACTAGAAGACATTGCTAAAACGAAAATGAACGATCTAAACGCAAATGATCTGGACATGGCTGTAAACATTATAGCTGGAACATGTCGATCTATGGGCGTTAACGTAGAAGGGTTATAA
- the rpoC gene encoding DNA-directed RNA polymerase subunit beta', protein MRNYNNFDSITIRLASPERIKEWSYGEVKKPETINYRTLKPERDGLFCEKIFGTTKDWECYCGKFKSIRYKGVVCDKCGVEVTHSKVRRERMGHIELAAPVSHIWYYRSVPSRMGLLLDMTINQLKSVLYFEKYVIIDPADSGRVRGELIDEDEYHNFLDEYGDKFVAGIGGDAVKELLSRIDVDAEARAIRQKIQDKNKITDKRILKRLEVLEAFRDSGNRPEWMVLDIVPVIPPELRPMVQLEGGRFATSDLNDLYRRVINRNNRLKRLLALKAPEIIVRNEKRMLQEAVDALFDNSRRKRTVKGKGNRPLKSISDMLKGKQGRFRQNLLGKRVDYSGRSVIVVGPELKYHQMGLPRKMALELFKPFIMKRLVDLDLAPNIKSAKKKIEAEEKDVYDVLEVVVREHPVLLNRAPTLHRLGIQAFIPKLVDGKAIKLHPLVCHAFNADFDGDQMAIHVPLAPKAQLETWMLMLSPHNILNPANGHPICGPTQDIVLGIYYLTSEVKAGKGEGKFFSSLDEVEYAVDRGVVDLRSKISVLHQGKIIETTSGRLIFNTAFPKGYDYVNRTLGDKETNKIIADVYEKFGPGATVVMLDEIKKMGYHYATVFSPTISIEDIRVSPAKESLVNDANKEVEKADSEYRKGIITNEERYKKVIEIWTKTNDSITEGMFKELEKDRDGFNPVYVMAASGARGSKQQIRQLAGMRGLMAKPSGEIIELAIRSNFREGLGILEFFISTHGARKGLADTALKTADAGYLTRRLVDISQDVIVSEPDCGTKDSIRLGVVKEGENIIVSLADRLFGRYTAEDILDPVNNELILPKNTLVTRAVGQKIENLGYEKIRVRSPLTCQARYGICTSCYGMDIARLVPVEIGEAVGTIAAQSIGQPGTQLTMRTFHIGGAASATIQEKEHKLPYPAILQSINGRIVVNSSGQSVFSRRGSIYLKRLIQDYPTNEISNIRVEDGSRVEKGEVFASNLAGDQLITAEMPGTAHIVDGRFRIMGDEVVIPVKAGTIVKSEENQLIAANQAMAEFDPYNELGLVEKAGTVSWVDLEVGKNVRRDVDPKTSNIILKVIEQKKERLNPRLIITGADGVEEITVPVDALLAVQNGDKVNQGDILYKIPTIAEKTRDITGGLPRVDELFEARRPKDPCNLAEIDGKIEDRGEIVKEKRIIYIVPDSDESEKVKVSIPIGKQIRVRNGDYVKQGDQLDDGNLDPHDILAIRGTNALHVYLVQEVQEVYRLQGVHINDKHIEVVIRQMLRKVTITDPGDTIFVNQQQVDKFQFDEENRRVELEGGSPASCQPILLGLTKASLNTESFFSAASFQETTKVLTDAAIKGKTDNLMGLKENVIIGHMIPAGTGMKHYRDVDAFKDIPGDLDWDLIENEEGEDDPIEENEDGSTAVATLTPVYEDDSEEDDDDDLGEELESDYNVDELVKGSDKEEDEDLDKKED, encoded by the coding sequence ATGAGAAATTACAATAACTTTGATTCAATTACCATCCGACTAGCCTCTCCTGAAAGGATTAAGGAATGGTCATACGGTGAAGTCAAAAAGCCAGAGACTATCAATTACAGAACTTTGAAGCCAGAACGAGATGGTCTTTTCTGTGAGAAAATTTTTGGAACAACGAAGGATTGGGAATGTTATTGCGGAAAGTTTAAATCGATCCGCTACAAAGGTGTTGTATGTGATAAATGCGGAGTGGAAGTAACGCACTCCAAAGTTCGCCGTGAGAGAATGGGGCATATTGAACTTGCAGCTCCAGTTTCTCATATCTGGTATTACAGATCGGTTCCGTCAAGAATGGGTCTTCTACTAGACATGACAATCAATCAATTGAAGTCAGTATTGTATTTTGAAAAATACGTGATCATCGATCCAGCTGATTCTGGTCGAGTTCGTGGTGAGTTGATAGATGAAGATGAATATCATAATTTTCTAGATGAATATGGTGATAAATTTGTTGCGGGTATTGGTGGAGATGCTGTAAAAGAATTGCTCTCCCGAATCGATGTGGATGCAGAAGCAAGAGCTATTCGCCAAAAAATCCAAGATAAAAACAAAATCACTGATAAACGAATTCTCAAGAGACTAGAAGTCTTAGAAGCATTTCGTGATTCCGGTAACCGCCCTGAGTGGATGGTTCTTGATATTGTACCTGTTATACCTCCTGAACTCAGACCAATGGTTCAGCTAGAAGGTGGAAGGTTTGCTACTTCTGATCTAAATGATTTATATAGAAGAGTCATCAATCGTAACAATCGATTGAAAAGACTATTAGCACTCAAAGCACCCGAGATCATCGTTCGTAACGAGAAGCGTATGTTGCAAGAAGCTGTCGATGCACTTTTTGACAACTCTAGAAGAAAGAGAACGGTTAAGGGAAAAGGAAACAGACCTCTAAAATCTATATCAGACATGTTGAAAGGAAAGCAAGGTCGTTTTAGACAGAACCTTCTTGGAAAACGTGTGGATTATTCTGGTCGTTCCGTTATCGTTGTGGGTCCTGAACTCAAATACCACCAAATGGGTCTTCCTAGAAAAATGGCTCTGGAACTTTTCAAGCCATTTATCATGAAGCGATTGGTAGATCTTGATCTAGCACCAAATATTAAAAGTGCGAAGAAGAAGATTGAAGCAGAAGAAAAAGATGTATATGATGTATTGGAAGTAGTGGTAAGAGAACATCCAGTTCTTCTAAACCGTGCTCCAACATTGCATAGATTGGGAATTCAAGCATTTATTCCTAAATTGGTTGATGGTAAAGCAATCAAACTCCATCCACTTGTATGTCATGCATTCAACGCTGACTTCGACGGTGACCAGATGGCAATTCACGTTCCTCTAGCTCCTAAGGCTCAGTTGGAAACATGGATGCTTATGCTATCTCCGCATAACATATTAAACCCAGCGAACGGTCACCCAATTTGTGGACCGACACAAGATATCGTTCTTGGAATCTACTATCTCACTTCCGAGGTTAAAGCCGGTAAGGGAGAAGGGAAATTTTTTAGTTCACTGGATGAAGTTGAATACGCTGTTGATCGCGGTGTTGTTGATTTAAGATCTAAGATTTCTGTTTTACATCAAGGTAAAATCATTGAGACAACTTCAGGTCGATTGATATTCAATACTGCATTTCCAAAAGGTTACGATTATGTGAATCGTACTTTGGGTGATAAAGAAACCAACAAAATCATTGCTGATGTTTATGAGAAATTTGGTCCAGGCGCAACTGTTGTTATGCTTGATGAGATCAAGAAAATGGGTTACCATTACGCAACTGTTTTCTCTCCAACAATTTCTATTGAAGACATTCGAGTATCTCCTGCTAAAGAAAGCCTCGTAAATGATGCAAACAAAGAAGTTGAGAAAGCTGACAGTGAATACCGAAAAGGTATTATCACGAATGAAGAAAGATATAAAAAAGTAATCGAAATCTGGACTAAAACCAATGACTCAATCACAGAGGGGATGTTCAAGGAACTAGAAAAAGATAGAGATGGTTTCAATCCTGTTTACGTTATGGCAGCTTCCGGTGCGCGTGGATCCAAGCAACAGATTCGTCAGTTGGCTGGAATGCGTGGTCTTATGGCAAAACCATCTGGTGAGATCATCGAACTTGCAATTCGATCAAACTTCCGTGAAGGTCTCGGAATCTTAGAATTCTTTATTTCTACCCATGGTGCGCGGAAAGGTCTTGCGGATACTGCTCTTAAAACAGCTGATGCCGGTTACCTGACTCGACGTTTGGTGGACATTTCCCAAGATGTGATTGTTTCTGAACCAGATTGTGGAACTAAGGATTCAATTCGATTGGGAGTTGTAAAAGAAGGTGAAAATATCATCGTATCTCTTGCGGACAGATTGTTCGGAAGATATACAGCAGAAGATATTCTTGATCCAGTTAATAACGAATTGATTCTACCTAAGAACACTCTTGTAACAAGAGCGGTTGGACAAAAAATTGAGAACTTAGGTTATGAAAAAATTCGAGTAAGATCGCCACTCACCTGCCAAGCTAGATACGGAATTTGTACAAGCTGTTACGGTATGGACATTGCGAGACTCGTTCCGGTTGAGATCGGTGAAGCTGTTGGAACTATTGCAGCACAATCCATCGGACAACCAGGAACTCAGTTGACAATGAGAACTTTTCATATTGGTGGAGCGGCATCCGCGACAATTCAAGAAAAAGAACATAAGCTACCGTATCCTGCAATTCTACAAAGCATAAATGGAAGAATTGTTGTGAATTCTTCCGGACAGAGTGTATTTTCTAGAAGAGGATCCATCTACTTAAAGCGTTTGATTCAAGACTATCCTACGAATGAGATCTCAAATATTCGTGTTGAAGATGGAAGTCGAGTTGAAAAAGGGGAAGTATTTGCTTCCAACTTGGCTGGTGATCAACTGATAACTGCTGAGATGCCAGGAACAGCTCATATTGTCGACGGTCGTTTCCGAATCATGGGAGATGAAGTAGTAATTCCTGTTAAAGCAGGAACTATTGTTAAATCTGAAGAGAACCAATTGATTGCAGCCAATCAAGCTATGGCAGAATTCGATCCTTATAACGAATTGGGACTAGTGGAAAAAGCCGGAACTGTGAGTTGGGTAGATTTGGAAGTTGGAAAAAACGTAAGACGTGACGTTGACCCCAAGACTTCGAATATAATTCTAAAAGTAATCGAACAGAAAAAAGAAAGATTAAACCCTAGATTAATCATCACAGGTGCTGATGGCGTTGAAGAGATCACTGTTCCAGTAGATGCTCTTCTTGCAGTTCAGAATGGTGATAAAGTCAATCAAGGTGATATTCTATACAAAATCCCGACTATCGCTGAGAAAACTAGAGATATTACTGGTGGTCTACCTCGAGTTGATGAATTATTCGAAGCGAGAAGACCAAAAGATCCTTGTAACTTAGCTGAAATTGACGGTAAGATTGAAGATCGTGGCGAGATAGTAAAAGAAAAACGTATAATCTACATTGTTCCAGATTCTGATGAATCGGAAAAAGTTAAAGTATCGATTCCAATCGGTAAGCAAATCCGCGTAAGAAACGGAGATTATGTGAAGCAAGGCGATCAGCTAGATGATGGTAATCTGGATCCACATGATATTTTGGCTATTCGTGGAACGAATGCTTTGCATGTCTACTTAGTACAAGAAGTGCAAGAAGTTTATCGTCTTCAAGGTGTTCATATCAATGATAAACATATTGAAGTCGTGATTAGACAGATGCTTCGAAAAGTAACAATCACGGATCCAGGTGATACGATATTTGTGAACCAACAACAAGTTGATAAATTTCAATTTGATGAAGAGAACAGACGAGTTGAATTGGAAGGTGGTAGCCCAGCTAGTTGCCAACCTATTTTACTTGGTTTGACAAAAGCTTCTTTGAATACAGAATCTTTCTTCTCTGCGGCATCTTTCCAAGAAACCACAAAAGTTCTGACCGATGCAGCGATTAAGGGTAAGACTGATAATCTCATGGGACTCAAAGAAAACGTAATCATTGGACATATGATTCCTGCAGGAACTGGAATGAAACACTATAGAGATGTAGATGCTTTCAAAGATATTCCTGGAGATTTGGATTGGGATCTAATCGAAAATGAAGAAGGCGAAGATGATCCGATCGAGGAAAATGAAGATGGCTCCACAGCAGTTGCTACATTGACTCCTGTTTATGAGGATGATTCTGAGGAAGATGATGATGACGATCTTGGTGAAGAACTAGAATCCGACTACAACGTGGATGAATTGGTCAAGGGATCAGACAAAGAAGAAGATGAAGATCTTGATAAAAAAGAGGATTGA